ACAAGTTATCGGATAAGTTTCCTGTAAATGATCCTATAAAGCCTAAATCTGTACCTTCTTATACTCCCTCTAAGCCTCTCCTCTATCTTATTTTCTCTTTGATGTTCCTTTCTTTTGTTCTTCTTCTGTATATTCTTCTCAGTTCCTTATGAAGTTTTTCACTTTGACTTTTCCGTTTCTTATCTTCCATGAAGCTAATCCTCTTAGTTCTATTCTCTCTCCTTTTCTCACTCTTTCCCTTATCTCCTCTATCAAAGCTTTTATTATCTCCTCTACTGTCTCTGTCTTTGTCATTCCAAGCCTTTCAGCTATTATCTTAGCCAATGTCTTTCTGTTGTGTTTCATTGTTTGCCTCCTCTAAGCATTCTAACCATGACAAATCGTATAATGTTTTGTTTTTCAGTGCGTAGTATATCCATTCTAAAACCTTGCTGGCAGTCTTCATTATTGCTTTCTTCTTCTTCTTTACTCCTCTTTCTATCAGCTTTTCGTAGTATCTCTTTACTTCGTTCTCGTGTCTGAGGTTTTGGACTACATACATGTAAAGTATTTTCCTTATGTGCTTGTTATTGTATGTTCTTCTTTCTTTCTCACTTTTTCCTGACTGTGCGGGTGCGTTTGCAAGTCCCATATATTTTTTAAATTTCTTGACATTTTTAAACCTTGTGATATCTCCGTATGTTGCAATCAGATAGCCTGCCGTTTTCCTAAAGCCAAAACTTCTTAACACTTCTGCATCTTCCTTAAAGTACTTCTTCAAAAACTCCTCTATTGCTTCCTCTACATCTTTTAGCATTTCCTCAAGGTATAAAAGCTTGTCCCTTTGTTCCTTGATTATCCACTTTAAGGCTTTAAATCCCATCATCGTGGAGTATTCCTGTTCTTGCCTGTTCTTTACAATTCTCCATAGCTTTGTCTTTGGTTGGTATCTTAGGCTTGGATATTCTGTTTCTACAAGCTGTCTTAAATAGTTCATAGTTCCGTTTATTTCCTTTAGCAGTCTTTCCCTGTGTGTGATTAGCTGTTTCAGTTCAAAAATTACCAAGTCCTTTAGTTCAATCTCCCTTGTTGGTAATCCTGCTATTCCGTACAGTGCTAAGTTCTCTGCATCTTTTTTGTCCGTTTTCTTTCCTCCCTTTAGTTTTATCCACTGGTTAAATCTTCCTCCATCTACTAAAAATACTCTGTAGCCACTTTCAAGGAAAAACTTTATAAGTGGTATTGCGTATATCCCTGTTTGTTCTATGTAGATATTCACAATTTCTCCTTGTCTTCTTAAAACTTCTATATCTCCTCTTATCCAATGCATGCCTGTATAGTCTATCTTTTGCTGGTCTTCTTTTAGCTTGTTTCCATTCCTTAGTATTGCATAGTTAAACTTTTCCTTTGATACGTCTACTCCTACATGCAAGGTTTCCATTTTTTTGCCTCCTCCTAACCATTCTTTATGGGTTCGGCTTATGCCGTCCCAAACCTACCATCATTAGGTTGAAGGCGGGAGATCCCCTCCCAAGATGCAATATGAGGCATATAAGCCTCATAGAATGATATGGGTTGAGGATCTCCCATTAATAGTCCATAAAGGACTATTTCTAAAACTACTTTTCACTAAAATGGAAACTTTAACTTTAAACTTATTCATGTATAAAAGAATAGAATGATTATATGATACTCTTTTACAGAAGGGGTGGACTTGGAGACACACTGCTCACCTTTCCAGTACTTGAGATACTCAAGAAAAGGGGCGAGCGTATATTTGCGGTAGGTAATACAGACTACCTAAAAATAGCCAAGGAGGTGGGGTGGATTGATGAGATGCACTACGAAATACCAGAAGGAAGCTTTAGCAGGGTCATAAAGGTGTCTGTGGATGGAAATGTAAAGCCTTTTCCAGAAAGGAGAATCTGGATAGTGGATCACTACCTTGAGAGCTTGGGATTGAAAGATAACTACTCTGACACACTATATCTAAAACCTATACGGGACAATCCCTTCAAAGGCAAGGCGGTTATACATCCTTCCAGCGGTTCAAAAGCCAAAAACCCCCCTATAGAGCTCTTTTTACGCATAGAAGAGTACCTAAAAAGACATGGTTATCAGGTTATTTACTTTGTAGGGGAAGCGGATGAGTGGGTAAAGGATTTTGTTTCTGAGTTTTACCAAAGCACAGACCCTCTTGAAATAGCTAAAGCACTAAAAGAAGCCAGACTATTTATAGGAAACGACAGTGGTATATCTCATTTAGCTTCTTATGTAGGTGTTCCAACTTTTGTTTTCTACGGTCCCACAGACCCTATAGTTTGGAGACCTATAGGCAGAAAGGTATTTCAAATAAGCTTAAACCTCTACTGCAGTCCTTGCTTTCCCAACACCTGCAGGGAAAGACCTTGTTTAAATGTGGAAGAACTTTTTAAAAGCTTTGTCAGAACCTTTGAGACCCTAATGTTAAACTATTAATATGAGAAAAAGTCTCTTAGTGTCCTTTATAGGAAAGGCAGGGAAAGAGGAAGGAGGATACAAGAAAACGTGCTACAAGTTTGAGGATGGCTTTACATACGAAAGTTCCTTCTTTACGGTGGTCATGCATGCTTATTTAAGAAAGAAGGAAAATGTTAAACCAGACCTTCTGATAGTTGGCACAACTGGTTCCACCTGGAGTGAACTTTTTGGGCTTTCAGAAAGTGAAGAAGTTTTTAAGGTAGCACAGGATCTAGAGAAAGGTTTTAGCAATGAAAAGCTCAAACAGATGGAGAAGTCCCTTTCTGAAAGCCTTGGTGTGTCTGTAAAGCTTTTAGCTATTAAGGACAACCCACCCCAAGTACTTGAGATATGTGAAGAAGTTCTCAAAGTTCTAAGTGAAGTAGACTATGAAGAAATTTTTTATGCCTTTTTGCGTTTTGAGCACTTTGATGATTTACAAAAACCTAAAAACTTCAAAATAAGGACATTTTATGGTTTTCTTGAATACACCAACAAGGATGGAACCAAACCCGCTTATGAGCTCACCCAAATATCCCAACTTCTTGACACGGCAAGCGCACTATCCCTACTCATGACTACCGGTGATTTCAGAGTTTACTATGAACAGATGGGTAAAGGAGATCTTGCTAAGGAAGTCTATTACCGTAAGTTAGAAGAACTTCTTAAATTTCATCCTTCTGAATCTCAATGCTATCTTCATAAAAAAGTTAATCCCCTACTCTGCGAGTTAAGGGCAGAATACCTTGACGAAAGCATGGTAAATAGGGCTAAGTTTTTCGCAGACAAAGGACAGTACTTGAAAGCTATTGTCCTACTTTATGAGGCTTTTCTCGTTCTAATTTGCAGAAAGCAAAACAGGCATGACTGTAATAAATACAATACAAGAGAAGAACTAAGAAACACCCTTCGTCAAAGGGATAAAAAATTTGAATTCCTAAGCCACTTAAGAAATACCATAGTTCACGGTAGTCAGCCAAAAGGAAAGTATAGTGGAAAAATTCAGCGTATCTTGTGCTCTGAAGAAGAATTCAGAAAAGTTTTTAAAGAATACTTAGATTACTATCGTCAACTGAAAGAAGAGGTAATCCAATGAACATAAAGTCCTACAAAACGTTTAATGCTCTTCTTGGTGAATTTAGTAAACGGGATGTTTTCGTGATCACCATATTCTTTGGTGCTTTGCCTGAGGCCATATTTACTCTTATTGACTTTATTATTAAGCAAGAGGCGGATACACTTTTAAGAGCTATTTTTCTTTTTTTTGTAAGTGCTATTACTTTTTTTTACATTTGGTGGAGGTATAAAGAGCTAAAAAAGTTCTTTGAAGAAAGAGAGTATGAAATTAGAAATGCAAACCCTTCAAACGCTAAGGTACTTATAACTGGGTTGAGTATTATTCCTGATTTGGAATTGGAAGAGGTGAAAAAGAAGGGTAAACCATCAAGAAATTTCAGATTATATCCTATAATGGAAAAGATAAAAGACCTGCATGAGAAAGCAAAGCTTGAAAAAGTTATAGTAATCCCATCCCATGAATCGGAAAAAAATTTCAGTACTTTTAAAGAGATTGTGGAGAAGCTTTATAAGGGTGTAAGCGTTGAAAAAACAGAACCAGTAGATTACAACCATTTTGACAGTATTCAAAGAAGAATAAAAGAAGTTTTCAAAAAGCTACGAGAAGAAGGCTACAAAAAAAGCCAAATAGTAGTAGGCATTACCGCAGGCACTACGGTTTTTAGCGTAGTTGCTTCCGCACTGACTTTCTTTTCGGACATAACCCTGTCTTATTTTACCCAAGGAGACGAAGGTAAGGTGGTTTATATAGATATAAAAGGACCTGGGGAAGAATAAGCTGTGCATCTTCATAAACACCTCACTATATATGAAACTGCAACGGACTATTAAGCTCGTTCTTAAACCCACTGAAGAGCAAAAAAACAATCGTGAGAAACTATCTGGCTTCTCTCCAAAGGGGGGAAGTCAGGACTGGGGGCGGTACCAATGTAGCGATGCTACACAGCATCAGCTACAAGTCTCCGAATTTATTCGTAGGTAGAGTTGACCTGCACTACCATTGAAAACCCTCAAGGAATGCAGAGTGAAAGGTGAGATATACGACTCTTCTCTGCCTCTTACAGAAGCACCCATAAGGCTAAAAGAGCTCCTTGACAGGTGCGCAAGCGGAAAAGAGGAAGACAGAAAGCTCACAGAAGAGCAGGCTAAAGATATGGGCATATAAATTATATACTTATCTTGGTTTTCTTCCTCTCCATATAGCCCTTTCTTAGAGTGTATCCCTCTTTTGGATACAGTCCGTAAAAGAGGTTTTGCACGTGATTTCCTTCCACAAAGAAAGACCACCTTTCTAAAGCGCTTCCTATTACTAAGCTGGCATAGGTGAGTGCATAAAAACTGTAAGAAGTGTTTCCTTTTATAAGAGAGTAAGAAAGTAAAGAGATGGGAACAAAAAAGGTAACTACATAAAAAATGGGAATGACAAAGCTTAGTATTTCCTTGCCTTTTGCGTAGTAGAACTCCTCTGTACAGTAGTTATTAGTGGTCGTGCCCGTATCAAGAACCTTTATAGGTCTGTTGTGTGGTAAGTTTAGAGCCTCATTTAGAGTAGGTCTCTTTAAGAAAAACTGCCTTATGTTAAAGGCTATCCTAAAGGTAAGTCCCAAAAGCACAAAGAAAAGAGTAATTAAAAGGAAAGGTTTTACAAGCTGAGGTTTGTAGTGGTAAGTAGTAGCAAGGAAAGCAGATGATCCCAGCATAAGATACATGTTAAGATAGTAAAGCACTGTTAGAGATGTGTTCCACTCAAGTACAAACTTGTTGGAAGCGTATATCATAGCAGTGGAAAAGGCAGAAAGCCAACCCAAAATAAGAGTAATTATCCCAAATAAATGAACAAAGAAAGCATTAAGGCCAAAATAATAGGAAAGTCCATAAAGAAGCAAAGTAAAGCCGTAAGCTCCGCTGAAGACCGCTTCGCGAGAGAGCCAAGAAGTATGGAATCTCTTTATGGCTTTCCAAGCTCTCATTTTATGTCCGAGATGAAAGCTTGCACCTACAGCTCCCAAACCTATAAGGATCAGGGAAAACACTAGGGAAAACATAACCATGTTCCTTGGCAGAGAGGTATCAAAGCCATAGAGAGACAAAAGCTCCGCCAAGTAGGTAAATGTGAAAAGCCCTATAGATGTGCCCGCTGTCAGAAAGAACCATATTAGGGAAAGGGGTGGGTGCATGCTCAACCTCCTTTGTAATGTTTTTGTATCACTTCAAGGAATAAAGGATTGTCTGGCTTTAGGATGTGCTCGTCTATATGCACCTTTGTTTCCGTCCTTGGAAGGTAGTGGTTTGCGGGATTGGTTCCCATATCTGGGAAAAGGACAAAACCGTTGCGCTCTTTTATCACTTTATACACTTCGCTGTTGGGATCCTCTATGTCTCCAAAGAAC
This DNA window, taken from Hydrogenobacter hydrogenophilus, encodes the following:
- a CDS encoding HU family DNA-binding protein translates to MKHNRKTLAKIIAERLGMTKTETVEEIIKALIEEIRERVRKGERIELRGLASWKIRNGKVKVKNFIRN
- a CDS encoding IS110 family transposase, which translates into the protein METLHVGVDVSKEKFNYAILRNGNKLKEDQQKIDYTGMHWIRGDIEVLRRQGEIVNIYIEQTGIYAIPLIKFFLESGYRVFLVDGGRFNQWIKLKGGKKTDKKDAENLALYGIAGLPTREIELKDLVIFELKQLITHRERLLKEINGTMNYLRQLVETEYPSLRYQPKTKLWRIVKNRQEQEYSTMMGFKALKWIIKEQRDKLLYLEEMLKDVEEAIEEFLKKYFKEDAEVLRSFGFRKTAGYLIATYGDITRFKNVKKFKKYMGLANAPAQSGKSEKERRTYNNKHIRKILYMYVVQNLRHENEVKRYYEKLIERGVKKKKKAIMKTASKVLEWIYYALKNKTLYDLSWLECLEEANNETQQKDIG
- a CDS encoding glycosyltransferase family 9 protein, coding for MILFYRRGGLGDTLLTFPVLEILKKRGERIFAVGNTDYLKIAKEVGWIDEMHYEIPEGSFSRVIKVSVDGNVKPFPERRIWIVDHYLESLGLKDNYSDTLYLKPIRDNPFKGKAVIHPSSGSKAKNPPIELFLRIEEYLKRHGYQVIYFVGEADEWVKDFVSEFYQSTDPLEIAKALKEARLFIGNDSGISHLASYVGVPTFVFYGPTDPIVWRPIGRKVFQISLNLYCSPCFPNTCRERPCLNVEELFKSFVRTFETLMLNY
- a CDS encoding TM1812 family CRISPR-associated protein, with product MRKSLLVSFIGKAGKEEGGYKKTCYKFEDGFTYESSFFTVVMHAYLRKKENVKPDLLIVGTTGSTWSELFGLSESEEVFKVAQDLEKGFSNEKLKQMEKSLSESLGVSVKLLAIKDNPPQVLEICEEVLKVLSEVDYEEIFYAFLRFEHFDDLQKPKNFKIRTFYGFLEYTNKDGTKPAYELTQISQLLDTASALSLLMTTGDFRVYYEQMGKGDLAKEVYYRKLEELLKFHPSESQCYLHKKVNPLLCELRAEYLDESMVNRAKFFADKGQYLKAIVLLYEAFLVLICRKQNRHDCNKYNTREELRNTLRQRDKKFEFLSHLRNTIVHGSQPKGKYSGKIQRILCSEEEFRKVFKEYLDYYRQLKEEVIQ
- the sreC gene encoding dimethyl sulfoxide reductase anchor subunit family protein, which produces MHPPLSLIWFFLTAGTSIGLFTFTYLAELLSLYGFDTSLPRNMVMFSLVFSLILIGLGAVGASFHLGHKMRAWKAIKRFHTSWLSREAVFSGAYGFTLLLYGLSYYFGLNAFFVHLFGIITLILGWLSAFSTAMIYASNKFVLEWNTSLTVLYYLNMYLMLGSSAFLATTYHYKPQLVKPFLLITLFFVLLGLTFRIAFNIRQFFLKRPTLNEALNLPHNRPIKVLDTGTTTNNYCTEEFYYAKGKEILSFVIPIFYVVTFFVPISLLSYSLIKGNTSYSFYALTYASLVIGSALERWSFFVEGNHVQNLFYGLYPKEGYTLRKGYMERKKTKISI